The following proteins come from a genomic window of Lolium rigidum isolate FL_2022 chromosome 5, APGP_CSIRO_Lrig_0.1, whole genome shotgun sequence:
- the LOC124651519 gene encoding auxin-responsive protein SAUR36-like, with protein sequence MAGAKRLAQLAKKWQRVEALGRKRLMVTTKEDESCCTSVPAKGHCVIYTADGRRFEVPLVYLNSTVFGELLKMSQEEFGFENNGKITLPCDASVMEYVMSLLRRNASAEVENALLSSMLDSCHYTGCAMPTVGASQQVCCL encoded by the coding sequence ATGGCCGGCGCCAAGAGACTTGCTCAACTGGCAAAAAAGTGGCAGAGGGTGGAAGCTCTTGGGAGGAAGAGGCTTATGGTGACAACCAAGGAAGATGAAAGTTGCTGCACCTCAGTACCAGCCAAGGGCCACTGCGTCATATACACGGCTGATGGGAGGCGTTTCGAGGTCCCACTGGTGTACCTCAACTCAACTGTCTTCGGCGAGCTCCTGAAGATGTCTCAGGAGGAGTTTGGCTTTGAAAACAATGGCAAGATCACACTGCCTTGTGATGCATCAGTGATGGAGTATGTTATGAGCTTGCTCAGGAGAAATGCCTCTGCCGAGGTCGAGAACGCACTGCTGAGCTCTATGCTGGACTCTTGCCACTACACTGGTTGTGCAATGCCTACCGTCGGAGCCAGCCAACAAgtttgttgtttgtag